Proteins from a single region of Eremothecium gossypii ATCC 10895 chromosome VI, complete sequence:
- the INN1 gene encoding Inn1p (Syntenic homolog of Saccharomyces cerevisiae YNL152W (INN1)) produces MYMDDRIIGGPEGYLEVFVRKAKDLPNMRKMDKQDPFVRLRIAHLTEVSGTVFRGGQRPVFDFHTVFELTPAMKHLMYVELFDDQKSAPRIIGRCEVDLKPALYSDHEDGYDRWYQLSLGPDDAGKIYIELTFKQHTIRRKSQIQPEPSPPPMTKTLKTKRSPPLPSEIPYVPFPKDQLQGSISQSGFTYTHGGGMSQPLPALRRSPDTLQYIPRNPALPQVEQLKLPEFVLSVDTLENFDAHTSQQSEGTGITAKLKQLKEKWNNFKQGSPEQNDAARANVDLEELQKVVGVKPDFPKQHGRMRSRHSISSGLQPALPPLPQPSDERTKLPGRRPSPHPDFVPRSPSPGGQMRQSRNLVPLPPLPHEMRNTRSLSPVRRPPVF; encoded by the coding sequence ATGTATATGGATGATAGGATAATTGGCGGTCCAGAGGGCTACTTGGAGGTATTTGTGAGAAAAGCAAAGGATCTTCCCAATATGCGGAAAATGGATAAGCAAGATCCCTTTGTAAGACTCCGAATAGCTCATCTCACAGAGGTTTCCGGTACAGTGTTTAGAGGTGGGCAAAGACCCGTGTTTGACTTCCACACTGTATTCGAGCTGACACCCGCGATGAAGCATTTAATGTATGTGGAGTTGTTCGATGATCAGAAGAGCGCACCCCGGATTATTGGCCGGTGTGAGGTAGATCTGAAGCCGGCCCTATATAGCGATCACGAAGATGGCTATGACAGGTGGTACCAGTTGAGCTTGGGCCCCGACGACGCAGGGAAGATATACATTGAGCTCACATTCAAGCAGCACACGATTCGAAGAAAGTCACAAATACAGCCAGAGCcatcgccgccgcccaTGACTAAGACACTCAAGACGAAGCGTTCTCCGCCTCTCCCCTCTGAGATACCATATGTTCCATTTCCTAAGGATCAGCTACAAGGCTCTATCTCCCAATCTGGGTTCACGTATACGCACGGAGGAGGAATGAGCCAGCCCCTGCCTGCGTTGCGGCGTTCGCCAGATACGCTTCAGTACATTCCTAGGAATCCTGCCCTGCCACAGGTTGAACAGCTCAAGCTGCCTGAATTTGTATTAAGTGTTGATACTCTAGAGAACTTCGACGCGCATACCTCACAGCAATCGGAGGGAACGGGCATAACGGCCAAGTTGAAGCAGCTCAAGGAGAAATGGAATAACTTCAAGCAGGGCAGTCCAGAGCAGAACGATGCGGCTCGGGCAAATGTGGATCTTGAAGAACTACAGAAGGTCGTCGGAGTCAAACCCGATTTTCCCAAACAACACGGGAGGATGCGCTCAAGACACTCAATCAGCAGCGGTCTGCAACCTGCGTTGCCTCCACTACCTCAGCCTTCAGACGAGCGCACGAAGCTGCCCGGCCGAAGGCCCAGCCCCCACCCGGACTTTGTGCCCAGATCCCCGAGCCCTGGCGGCCAAATGCGCCAATCGCGAAACCTGGTTCCCTTACCACCATTGCCTCATGAGATGAGGAACACGCGCTCCTTGTCTCCTGTCAGAAGGCCGCCTGTATTTTGA
- the THO2 gene encoding Tho2p (Syntenic homolog of Saccharomyces cerevisiae YNL139C (THO2)) translates to MLAVDELNALAREHVPHAREVFTDEFLKDWATNADRLIAEYRTLAKASEQVDFVYRVFAEGLLFTQGALRGLVGDYGPLASLLAALCENSSANARILANLINCFPRHGGDEANMVELLQQLTGMDFEFSASLVEKLLLHRWAKEQTSLYKRSLISEKYHLKKYNLLFESPLGFSQICMLLHVAYADKDRFQSADYYWRQIQFVAGKYTLDPIRVLDVILRVSSVHVHHHHEFLVLLLQRSDYWPLQRSDPFAWETLNVGGSAVAAQLIAHKLKNEKFDHRYMDMVCVLIREGFVSYLSIFDSLGPDDETLAKYVDEYYADLCKQSQEGSLNPLAMAAALPDEDDGPPGATDSKGEDKAAQAALSEQKERDEQKQERERKNRQYKVKRTGKWRLVTSCLNHGLLIPALYSIRTNEKTALSIDILVESVLRLFEHMIRPLHEKAINAPSYQPTPRVKMKMTHSGLPSKQGRLIYECLSPNVKEKYLLNTRYVFYYSCWADRLPVIGDVDGLFYHSHEILGLVGSKLSASPTLISMLSSIGVHDILSSENSELVTEKWINYFRKFIFPALGGLEEDFIANINAYNLLKLFPFEKRYFLYHEMYSKISDSDIFVRLTFNKVQRKVRGLLKSLSIDHIDDKVNEVSRLVSSNPLAALEPIVNQIENYDKVSELVVIAAKGFPDFAYDVLQYVLLLKLTSGRDILQIDGINQHTWIQRLSVFIAGLANSCPKMDLTNILIFTVKNLHKDYNASLPVLKELVSKVGGIQSLNHISWKQLQMLNSGPSLQKTARSRILDTRQENFEAARSITQTFIKIGAISELLVMLCNLNVVSQSPDIHYKILSTKCDDSNSLLWTLIEMFKFTLTREEFLHNVLPFDELVNDYNVPTEWSFFIWRDYIDEMRHEGDSSIKQIDYILEKTEFRHVSFEHLDKPLFTSFWKLTLYDVNFNKELYDETTKALNTKLDRTKLQRDKNAILNEVQEVMSNCLAHQKAFKNVQEMFQDKRSVWFPELTPERVQAYIQFCILPRTLFSSSDATYSALFTIALLGVHDSIAVFEKMVESHVLGGLLFSCTVSESTNVGFFYGMIIRTFEQARSEEAFDNSKLSRLHHLYSVLLYDLRLLLSETNYMSIRNTIEFLNQISPIFPVVDEQIREACRSLESKLSDETREDIKLPCNALIGHLKSRMKTACKKQDFYELPKEEQIEIDNFEKEQAKINEYEVAVAKETERKKLEEVKPRKEAAKAVSSTSEKKGTSYSSSSDSKEYEKSQTSEDVRPISYQGTQILENIDSICKLLNSEGVDDLPQYIRVLYFKDEMRKELSNYKGNLDVFRKKLAAILTDYFYSMVKWPNSNPLFAQKAAELEASCMQCGPPTSKATKMKVMADDLYGDDIPFNTSNTKTAKPQRESRFSDVKVPAAAASEAKPADSKPQLDRFNKNSVKENPRAQSRFKESAPKQPSPAPKKDEKPSGSRFHNSKPAAPKIPPPKPEPKSVNLRDRVGSRFEGRQDPASRFSGAHSESTRYPQSSARQLEPSPESRFRNVAKDSPRKRPTTDYRYNVDTKRPRKEDEHRRKPNSDRRPDAQPVLPTGPKGSGTFSRFR, encoded by the coding sequence ATGCTGGCTGTGGATGAACTCAATGCGCTGGCCCGGGAGCACGTGCCGCACGCCAGAGAGGTGTTCACGGATGAATTTCTGAAAGACTGGGCGACGAACGCGGACAGGCTGATAGCAGAGTACCGGACGCTCGCGAAGGCATCGGAGCAGGTGGACTTTGTGTACAGGGTGTTTGCGGAGGGGCTGCTGTTTACGCAGGGGGCGCTGCGCGGGCTGGTGGGGGACTACGGGCCATTGGCGAGCCTGCTGGCTGCGCTGTGCGAGAACAGCTCGGCCAATGCGCGGATACTAGCGAACCTGATCAACTGCTTTCCGCGCCACGGGGGAGACGAGGCGAACAtggtggagctgctgcagcagctgaCGGGGATGGACTTTGAGTTTTCGGCCAGCCTGGTGGAAAAGCTGCTACTGCATCGGTGGGCGAAGGAGCAGACGTCGCTGTACAAGCGCAGCTTGATCTCCGAGAAGTACCACCTCAAGAAGTACAATCTGCTGTTTGAGAGCCCTCTGGGCTTTTCGCAGATATGTATGCTGCTGCATGTGGCGTACGCGGACAAGGACCGCTTCCAGAGCGCGGATTACTACTGGCGACAGATCCAGTTTGTCGCGGGCAAATACACGCTGGACCCGATCCGCGTGCTGGACGTCATTCTGCGCGTGTCCTCCGTCCATgtgcaccaccaccacgagttcttggtgctgctgctgcagcgctCCGACTACTGGCCATTGCAGCGGTCGGACCCGTTTGCGTGGGAGACACTGAACGTCGGGGGCAGCGCGGTTGCCGCGCAGCTGATTGCGCATAAGCTGAAGAACGAGAAGTTTGACCATCGGTACATGGACATGGTGTGCGTGCTTATCCGCGAGGGCTTTGTCTCGTATCTCTCGATATTCGACTCCCTGGGCCCCGATGACGAGACGCTGGCCAAGTACGTCGACGAATACTACGCTGACCTGTGCAAACAGTCGCAGGAGGGAAGCTTGAACCCGCTGGCAATGGCCGCTGCTTTGCCAGACGAGGACGATGGCCCGCCAGGTGCCACAGACAGTAAGGGCGAAGACAAAGCGGCCCAGGCAGCGCTCTCAGAGCAGAAAGAAAGGGACGAGCAAAAGCAGGAGCGCGAACGGAAGAATAGGCAGTACAAGGTGAAGCGCACGGGGAAGTGGCGACTAGTAACCAGCTGTCTGAATCACGGCCTGTTGATTCCCGCGCTGTACTCCATAAGGACCAACGAGAAAACGGCTCTGTCGATAGATATCCTCGTTGAGTCCGTTTTACGTCTCTTTGAGCACATGATTAGACCTTTGCATGAGAAGGCTATCAACGCTCCTTCATATCAACCTACCCCCAGGGTGAAAATGAAAATGACTCATAGCGGGCTACCCAGCAAGCAGGGCCGCTTAATCTATGAATGTCTTTCTCCTAATGTCAAGGAAAAATATTTACTGAACACAAGATATGTTTTCTACTACAGTTGCTGGGCAGACAGGCTGCCGGTTATTGGGGATGTGGATGGTTTGTTCTACCACTCGCACGAAATTTTGGGCCTTGTTGGCTCCAAGCTGTCTGCTTCGCCGACTTTAATCAGTATGTTGAGTTCAATTGGTGTCCATGACATTCTAAGCTCTGAGAATTCCGAGCTGGTCACCGAAAAGTGGATTAATTATTTCAGGAAATTCATCTTTCCTGCGCTGGGTGGACTGGAAGAGGACTTCATCGCTAATATCAACGCTTATAATTTGCTCAAGCTCTTCCCCTTTGAAAAGCGATACTTTTTATACCACGAAATGTACAGCAAGATATCCGATTCTGACATATTCGTGCGCCTAACTTTCAATAAGGTACAGCGGAAAGTTCGCGGGCTCCTGAAATCATTAAGTATAGATCATATCGATGACAAAGTCAATGAAGTGTCCAGGCTGGTCTCTAGTAATCCTCTAGCTGCACTAGAACCAATTGTCAATCAGATCGAGAATTACGACAAGGTCTCCGAACTGGTCGTAATAGCAGCGAAGGGTTTCCCAGATTTTGCATACGACGTACTTCAATACGTATTACTGTTGAAGTTGACTTCAGGAAGGGATATCTTGCAAATTGACGGTATCAACCAGCACACGTGGATCCAGCGCTTATCCGTTTTCATTGCAGGGTTGGCGAACTCGTGCCCAAAAATGGATCTAACTAATATTCTCATCTTCACAGTGAAGAATCTGCACAAAGATTACAACGCCTCTCTTCCTGTCCTGAAGGAACTTGTATCCAAGGTCGGGGGTATTCAGAGCCTAAATCATATCAGTTGGAAACAACTTCAAATGCTCAATTCTGGGCCGTCTTTGCAGAAAACGGCGAGGTCTCGCATCCTAGATACTAGGCAAGAGAATTTCGAAGCTGCAAGGTCAATAACACAGACTTTCATCAAAATTGGCGCTATCTCTGAGCTGCTGGTGATGTTGTGCAATTTAAATGTCGTTTCCCAGTCCCCAGACATACATTATAAAATCCTCTCCACCAAGTGCGACGATTCGAATTCTCTACTCTGGACCTTGATTGAGATGTTCAAATTCACACTGACCCGCGAAGAATTTCTTCACAACGTTTTGCCATTTGATGAGCTAGTTAACGACTATAATGTGCCAACGGAATGGAGTTTTTTTATCTGGAGAGATTATATCGATGAGATGAGACATGAAGGCGATTCTTCGATAAAGCAAATAGACTATATTCTTGAAAAGACCGAATTCAGGCATGTTAGTTTTGAGCACCTTGACAAGCCATTGTTTACAAGCTTTTGGAAACTCACCCTGTATGATGTGAACTTTAACAAGGAGTTATATGATGAGACAACGAAGGCCTTGAACACCAAATTGGATAGAACTAAGCTTCAGCGTGATAAAAACGCCATTTTAAATGAAGTACAAGAGGTGATGTCCAACTGCCTTGCACATCAAAAGGCTTTCAAGAATGTTCAAGAAATGTTCCAGGATAAAAGAAGTGTTTGGTTCCCTGAACTAACCCCGGAAAGGGTTCAGGCTTATATCCAGTTCTGCATCCTCCCCAGGACTCTGTTCTCTTCCTCAGATGCCACTTATAGTGCACTGTTTACCATTGCGCTGTTGGGCGTGCATGACTCGATTGCTGTCTTTGAAAAAATGGTAGAATCGCACGTTCTCGGTGGTTTGTTGTTTTCTTGCACTGTTTCTGAATCAACAAACGTTGGTTTCTTCTATGGGATGATTATCAGGACTTTTGAACAAGCTAGGTCTGAAGAGGCCTTTGACAACAGCAAGCTCTCACGGCTCCACCATTTGTACTCAGTTCTTCTTTACGACTTGAGACTACTACTGTCTGAGACCAATTATATGTCCATCAGGAACACCATCGAATTCCTGAACCAAATATCTCCGATTTTCCCAGTGGTTGATGAACAGATCCGTGAAGCTTGCAGATCATTGGAATCTAAGCTTTCAGATGAAACACGGGAAGATATCAAGCTACCATGCAATGCCCTGATTGGGCATCTGAAAAGTCGGATGAAAACAGCATGTAAGAAACAGGACTTTTATGAACTTCCGAAGGAGGAACAGATTGAAATTGACAACTTCGAGAAGGAACAAGCAAAAATAAATGAATACGAAGTAGCAGTAGCGAAGGAAACAGAAAGGAAGAAGCTAGAAGAAGTGAAGCCGCGTAAGGAAGCAGCAAAGGCGGTATCGAGCACAAGCGAAAAAAAAGGTACGAGCTATAGCAGCAGCTCAGACAGTAAGGAATATGAAAAGAGCCAAACTTCGGAAGATGTGCGCCCTATATCATATCAAGGAACCCAAATCCTTGAGAATATAGATAGCATTTGCAAACTGTTGAACTCAGAAGGAGTGGACGATCTTCCTCAATATATTCGTGTCTTATACTTCAAGGATGAAATGAGGAAGGAACTAAGTAACTACAAGGGAAACTTGGACGTCTTTCGCAAGAAGCTTGCTGCAATTCTCACTGATTATTTCTATAGCATGGTGAAATGGCCGAACAGCAATCCGCTGTTTGCTCAGAAGGCTGCCGAGCTCGAAGCGTCCTGTATGCAATGCGGACCACCGACTTCGAAAGCCACAAAGATGAAGGTAATGGCAGATGATTTATATGGTGACGATATCCCTTTCAACACCTCGAATACCAAAACTGCAAAGCCGCAACGCGAGAGCAGGTTTTCAGATGTCAAGGTacccgcagccgctgccTCCGAGGCGAAACCTGCGGATAGTAAACCGCAATTGGACCGCTTTAATAAGAATTCCGTGAAGGAAAATCCTAGAGCCCAGTCGAGATTTAAGGAAAGCGCTCCGAAGCAGCCCTCGCCAGCACCTAAGAAGGATGAGAAGCCCTCTGGATCCCGGTTTCACAACTCGAAACCTGCGGCGCCAAAAATACCTCCTCCAAAACCAGAACCAAAATCTGTTAACCTTCGGGACAGAGTTGGTTCCCGTTTCGAAGGTAGACAGGATCCAGCCAGTCGCTTTTCCGGGGCTCATTCCGAGAGCACGAGGTATCCGCAATCTTCCGCCCGTCAACTTGAGCCAAGCCCTGAGAGCAGATTCCGTAACGTCGCCAAAGATTCACCGCGTAAACGGCCTACAACTGACTACCGCTACAATGTAGACACTAAACGCCCGCGGAAGGAAGATGAGCACAGGCGCAAACCCAACAGTGATCGCCGTCCTGATGCACAGCCAGTCCTTCCCACAGGTCCGAAAGGCAGTGGTACATTCAGTAGATTTAGATAG
- the YSF3 gene encoding U2 snRNP complex subunit YSF3 (Syntenic homolog of Saccharomyces cerevisiae YNL138W-A ((YSF3); 1-intron) codes for MSDKIREERLFQAMKQKHIGLGTDDTSRDEWLTQVHRDTYNSLLGHSALLQYAALSGPTRNKAETRLAMVSRMCGGPATRRAPA; via the exons ATG TCCGACAAGATCCGCGAGGAACGGCTATTCCAGGCGATGAAGCAGAAGCACATCGGCCTCGGCACAGACGACACATCGAGAGACGAGTGGTTGACACAGGTACATAGAGATACATACAACAGCTTGCTGGGGCACAGCGCCCTGCTGCAATACGCGGCACTCAGCGGGCCCACGCGCAACAAGGCGGAGACGCGGCTGGCCATGGTCAGCCGGATGTGCGGCGGGCCCGCCacgcggcgcgcgccggcgtAG
- a CDS encoding uncharacterized protein (Syntenic homolog of Saccharomyces cerevisiae YHR127W) produces the protein MVDTHRNLARKRARGGAAEAGGAAGGSLFGRVGQQQRSAGPVGAAGLRVINGKLVRADDVGAQLREFNRAHAGTGRRARRARRVPRETRAVFSSSNYDDGAGRRRLVVSLRSGAQFLTIRNLPIGSRPERLKQVIEAQGLGRVAHLQTLDLASGSAVAEVHVAGADGVRTLQQLVQRFHGAEIDGRRVTAEISSISELQPQP, from the coding sequence ATGGTTGATACACACAGAAACTTGGCGCGCAAAcgggcgcggggcggcgccgcagaggcgggcggcgcggcgggcgggtCGCTATTCGGCAGAGtggggcagcagcagcgatCGGCGGGGCCCGTGGGCGCGGCGGGTCTGCGGGTGATCAACGGCAAGCTGGTGCGCGCGGACGACGTgggcgcgcagctgcgggagttcaaccgcgcgcacgccggcacaggccggcgggcgcggcgggcgcgacGCGTGCCGCGCGAGACGCGCGCAGtgttcagcagcagcaactACGACGACGGggctgggcggcggcggctaGTGGTGTCGCTGCGCAGCGGTGCGCAGTTCCTGACGATCCGCAACCTGCCGATCGGGTCGCGGCCGGAGCGCCTGAAGCAGGTGATCGAGGCGCAGGGCCTGGGGCGCGTGGCGCACCTGCAGACGCTAGACCTGGCGTCGGGCTCGGCGGTCGCGGAGGTGCACGTGGCGGGCGCGGACGGCGTGCGcacgctgcagcagctggtgcagcgCTTCCACGGCGCAGAGATCGACGGCCGCCGCGTGACCGCGGAAATATCCAGCATCTCTGAGTTGCAGCCACAGCCGTAG
- the SRV2 gene encoding adenylate cyclase-binding protein (Syntenic homolog of Saccharomyces cerevisiae YNL138W (SRV2)): MLEANFSIQGYNLVKLLKRLEDATARLEDVTIYQEGYVQSKMGSAAGQTSMGSQVSAEGGAAAEAPAHMQEYEQLVDEWVRPLVGAGQQIDAAVGEASQQLLEGFAAQGTLLRAAALARKPEMGSEGFMRALGPLNERIMTLGALKDAQRQSPYFAYLSAVAEGAPAFGWIASETPVSLIGDFKDAAQFWTNRVLKEFREKDANAAEWVRLFLGTFDALRGYVKAHHATGPTYKSDGVDFMEAFEQVSGVVAAEPAAAAGAPPPPPPPPASVFQAPADGGSQGINAVFAELNQGENITRSLRKVDRSQQTHKNPELRAASSVPSSAGSRTPPPKPRKPTTLKTRKPPRKELVGSKWFVENYDGEADPIIIETNKDESVFIGRCNNIFIQLKGKVNAVTISESQHCNLLLDSSISGVDVIKSERFAIQVAQQIPQITIDKSDTGVIYLSKDSLQTELFTSSSTSINVNIPTGDDGDFEEHPIPEQLKHTFSNGRLNSAIFEHVA; this comes from the coding sequence ATGTTGGAGGCGAACTTTTCTATCCAGGGGTACAACCTGGTGAAGTTGCTGAAGCGATTGGAAGACGCAACGGCACGGCTGGAGGACGTGACAATCTACCAAGAGGGCTACGTGCAGTCGAAGATGGGCAGCGCAGCAGGACAGACGAGCATGGGGTCGCAGGTGAGCGCggagggcggcgcggcggcggaggcgccggcgcacatgcaggagtacgagcagctggtggacgAGTGGGTGCGGCCGCTGGTCGGGGCAGGGCAGCAGATTGACGCGGCGGTGGGCGAGGcgtcgcagcagctgctggagggCTTCGCGGCGCAGGGCACGCTTctgcgggcggcagcgctggcgcgcaagccggagatggggtcgGAGGGCTTCATGCGGGCGCTGGGGCCGCTGAACGAGCGGATCATGACGCTGGGGGCGCTGAAGGACGCGCAGCGGCAGTCGCCGTACTTCGCGTACCTGAGCGCGGTGGCGGAGGGCGCGCCGGCGTTCGGGTGGATTGCGTCGGAGACGCCGGTGTCGCTGATCGGCGACTTCAAGGACGCGGCGCAGTTCTGGACGAACCGCGTGCTGAAGGAGTTCCGCGAGAAGGACGCGAACGCGGCGGAGTGGGTGCGTCTGTTCCTGGGCACGTTCGACGCGCTGCGGGGCTACGTGAAGGCGCACCACGCAACGGGGCCGACGTACAAGAGCGACGGGGTGGACTTCATGGAGGCCTTCGAGCAGGTGTCGGGCGtggtggcggcggagcccgctgcggcggcgggggcacccccgccgccgcccccgccgccggcctCTGTGTTCCAGGCGCCTGCGGACGGCGGCTCGCAGGGCATCAACGCGGTGTTTGCGGAGCTGAACCAGGGCGAAAACATCACGCGCTCGCTGCGCAAGGTGGACCGCTCACAGCAGACACATAAGAACCcggagctgcgcgcggcgtcgTCCGTGCCATCCTCCGCAGGCtcgcgcacgccgccgcccaaGCCGCGGAAGCCGACCACTCTCAAGACGCGGAAGCCGCCCAGAAAGGAGCTCGTCGGCAGCAAGTGGTTCGTCGAGAACTACGACGGCGAGGCGGACCCCATCATCATTGAGACGAACAAGGACGAGTCCGTTTTCATCGGCCGTTGTAACAATATCTTTATACAGCTCAAGGGCAAGGTCAACGCGGTGACCATCAGCGAGAGCCAACATTGCAACCTCTTGCTCGACTCCTCGATCAGCGGCGTGGATGTGATCAAGTCGGAACGCTTTGCCATCCAGGTGGCTCAGCAGATCCCGCAGATCACCATAGACAAGAGCGACACTGGTGTCATCTACTTGAGCAAGGACTCGCTTCAGACAGAACTTTTCACGTCATCCTCGACCTCCATCAACGTCAACATCCCAACAGGGGATGACGGCGACTTTGAGGAACACCCTATTCCAGAACAATTGAAACATACGTTCAGTAATGGCCGCCTGAATAGTGCTATTTTCGAACATGTAGCTTGA
- the NAM9 gene encoding mitochondrial 37S ribosomal protein uS4m (Syntenic homolog of Saccharomyces cerevisiae YNL137C (NAM9)): protein MPRKALLLKSLSRGKVRASFNKYNLFNLYKKSQIDLRTKTLYQQKWSSKQETRAYHGEHLTESRWQSTFSPRLTSVAQLDASLKGGDVAPTPILMQTYAVLEKRLEFALFRAMFASSVRQARQFILHGNVYVNGVTMKHPGYPLKAGDMFSVRPDKVLEALGARKPSLEQALAIDKQQIRMWNKYVTEARNNPREAWQGKIKQLQSMQASHPERQVFVELINHNNKQLDEKKLAVLKSTDKESLLCKVLAAAREHDGEKSISAATFRTASYGDAELAKALFEIYKTLEKSEALKILQDKTAEEQAKIILDSAAPEVSDAMKKKLRTTTSELGALMQQHDAAIRAFYDGKKGDPATLEMPYDSEWVESLRLHPQLKTKELLEDPAAAQKAVNLPWQKWPYGRQNPNKPYFTPWKPRPFLAPFAILPHHIEVSFKACHAIYLRDPVARPGHSEVISPFPLPVHERAYMYYLRKGQ from the coding sequence ATGCCTAGGAAGGCGCTATTGCTCAAATCCCTTTCCAGGGGGAAAGTGCGTGCTTCCTTCAACAAGTACAATCTGTTCAACCTGTACAAAAAGTCGCAGATAGACTTGCGGACCAAGACACTATACCAGCAGAAATGGAGCTCGAAGCAGGAGACCAGGGCATACCACGGTGAGCATCTGACGGAATCGCGGTGGCAGAGCACCTTCAGCCCGCGGCTGACGTCGGTCGCGCAGCTGGACGCCTCGCTGAAGGGCGGCGACGTTGCGCCGACGCCGATTCTGATGCAGACGTACGCTGTGCTGGAGAAGCGGTTGGAATTCGCGCTGTTCCGTGCGATGTTTGCGTCGTCCGtgcggcaggcgcggcaGTTTATCCTGCATGGCAACGTATACGTGAACGGGGTGACCATGAAACACCCCGGCTACCCGCTCAAGGCTGGCGACATGTTCAGCGTGCGCCCGGATAAAGTTCTGGAAGCATTGGGCGCGCGCAAGCCCAGTTtggagcaggcgctggccATAGACAAGCAGCAGATCCGCATGTGGAACAAGTACGTCACCGAGGCGCGCAACAACCCGCGTGAGGCGTGGCAGGGCAAGATCAAGCAGCTGCAGTCCATGCAGGCCTCGCACCCGGAGCGCCAGGTATTTGTGGAGCTGATCAACCACAACAACAAGCAGCTGGACGAGAAGAAGCTGGCGGTATTGAAATCCACGGACAAGGAGTCATTGCTGTGCAAGGTGcttgctgctgcccgcGAACACGACGGAGAGAAGAGCATCAGCGCGGCGACATTCCGCACCGCTTCGTATGGCGACGCTGAACTGGCCAAGGCGCTGTTTGAGATCTACAAGACGTTGGAAAAATCGGAAGCGCTCAAGATCCTGCAAGACAAGACCGCCGAGGAGCAGGCCAAGATCATCCTGGACAGCGCGGCGCCCGAAGTCAGTGACGCCAtgaagaagaagctgcGTACTACGACGTCAGAGCTCGGCGCGCTCATGCAACAGCATGATGCAGCCATAAGGGCGTTCTATGACGGCAAGAAGGGTGACCCCGCTACGCTGGAGATGCCATACGACTCCGAGTGGGTTGAGAGCTTGCGGCTGCATCCCCAGCTCAAGACGAAGGAGCTACTCGAGGACCCTGCAGCCGCCCAGAAAGCCGTTAACCTCCCTTGGCAAAAGTGGCCCTACGGCCGCCAAAACCCTAACAAGCCCTATTTCACCCCTTGGAAGCCCAGACCGTTCCTCGCGCCATTTGCGATCCTTCCCCACCACATAGAAGTCTCGTTCAAAGCGTGCCACGCCATCTATCTGAGAGATCCCGTGGCACGGCCGGGCCATTCGGAGGTGATCAGTCCATTCCCGCTTCCGGTGCATGAACGTGCGTACATGTACTACCTCAGAAAGGGGCAGTGA
- the EAF7 gene encoding Eaf7p (Syntenic homolog of Saccharomyces cerevisiae YNL136W (EAF7)) translates to MGVKWSTVDEIRLFKWVAQFKPAGIHKHFHMRCILERLNNPDDYPVTLLQSDEPRKTFSAQDVWEKLAEYYDLQQADLVEGMQVGEDAADDGAPPGGFSLPWGEYGELMLHNARADGAGDDEAEPDAGAARDDADERPRSSAGSTGARTRRQTRQTRSQQAGSDDEKPSAPPSAPDDAPDDEPDEDGDLPPSKKPRTRAHDDAPGSSASDSPAARTRRKAVNPPVQRRLRTRR, encoded by the coding sequence ATGGGGGTGAAATGGTCTACGGTGGACGAGATCCGCCTCTTCAAGTGGGTAGCGCAGTTTAAGCCGGCCGGAATTCACAAGCACTTCCATATGCGATGCATTTTGGAGCGCCTGAACAACCCAGATGACTACCCCGtgacgctgctgcagagcgACGAGCCGCGCAAGACGTTCAGCGCGCAGGACGTGTGGGAGAAGCTCGCCGAGTACTACGACCTCCAGCAGGCAGACCTGGTCGAGGGCATGCAGGTCGGCGAGGACGCGGCCGACGacggcgcgccgcccggCGGCTTCTCGCTGCCCTGGGGCGAGTACGGCGAGCTGATGCTGCACAacgcgcgcgcggacggcgcgggcgacgacgaggccgagccggacgccggcgcggcgcgcgacgacgcggacgagcgcccgcgcagcagcgccggcagcaccggcgcgcgcacgcgCCGCCAGACGCGCCAGACGCGCAGCCAGCAGGCCGGCTCCGACGACGAGAAGCCCTCCGCGCCGCCCTCCGCGCCCGACGACGCGCCCGACGACGAGCCCGACGAGGACGGCGACCTGCCGCCCTCCAAAAAgccgcgcacgcgcgcCCACGACGACGCGCCCggctccagcgcctccgactcgcccgccgcccgcacCCGCCGCAAGGCCGTCAACCCGCCCGTCCAGCGCCGCCTCCGCACCCGCAGGTAG